From Nicotiana tabacum cultivar K326 chromosome 22, ASM71507v2, whole genome shotgun sequence, one genomic window encodes:
- the LOC107790074 gene encoding ABC transporter F family member 1 has translation MVSDASKRREAQKKAAAAAKRSGKSKAAAMKAAAAATASPAESNSVDDLTNGVGEIQLSDRTCTGVLCSHPLSRDIRIESLSLTFHGHDLIVDSELELNYGRRYGLLGLNGCGKSTLLASIGCRELPIPDHMDIFHLTREIEASDMSSLQAVISCDEERLRLEKEVEVLAAQDDGGGEQLERIYERLEALDASTAEKRAAEILFGLGFTKQMQEKKTRDFSGGWRMRIALARALFMNPTILLLDEPTNHLDLEACVWLEETLKKFDRILVVVSHSQDFLNGVCTNIIHMQNKKLKLYTGNYDQYVQTREELEENQMKQYRWEQEQIASMKEYIARFGHGSAKLARQAQSKEKTLAKMERGGLTEKVVKDKVLVFRFPDVGKLPPPVLQFVEVTFGYTPDNLIYKSLDFGVDLDSRVALVGPNGAGKSTLLKLMTGDLVPLDGMVRRHNHLRIAQFHQHLAEKLDMEMSALQYMIKEYPGNEEEKMRAAIGRFGLTGKAQVMPMKNLSDGQRSRVIFGWLAFRQPHMLLLDEPTNHLDIETIDSLAEALNEWDGGMVLVSHDFRLINQVAHEIWVCENQTVTRWEGDIMDFKLHLKLRAGLGD, from the exons ATGGTGTCGGATGCGAGTAAGAGGAGAGAGGCGCAGAAGAAGGCAGCCGCAGCTGCCAAGAGAAGTGGGAAGTCTAAGGCGGCAGCAATGAAAGCGGCGGCGGCTGCCACAGCTTCTCCAGCGGAGAGCAACAGTGTCGATGATTTAACGAATGGTGTAGGGGAAATTCAGTTATCTGATCGGACTTGTACCGGTGTTTTGTGTTCACATCCACTTTCCAGAGATATTCGG ATAGAATCTTTATCACTTACTTTCCATGGGCATGATCTAATAGTTGATTCTGAACTGGAGCTCAACTATGGAAG ACGTTATGGTTTGCTTGGGCTTAATGGCTGTGGAAAGTCTACTCTTCTTGCCTCTATAGGATGTCGTGAACTTCCCATCCCAGATCATATGGATATCTTTCATCTAACACGTGAGATTGAAGCGTCTGACATGTCCTCACTTCAAGCTGTTATTAGTTGCGATGAAGAGAGGTTGAGATTGGAGAAAGAAGTTGAAGTCCTGGCTGCACAG GATGATGGTGGCGGAGAGCAGCTTGAACGAATCTATGAGCGTTTGGAAGCTTTGGATGCATCAACCGCTGAGAAGCGTGCAGCTGAGATCTTGTTTGGTCTTGGATTTACCAAGCAAATGCAAGAAAAGAAAACACGAGATTTTTCTGGTGGGTGGAGGATGAGGATTGCTCTTGCTCGAGCCTTGTTTATGAATCCGACCATTTTGTTGCTTGATGAACCCACCAATCATCTTG ACCTAGAGGCTTGCGTGTGGTTAGAAGAAACCCTGAAGAAGTTTGACCGCATTCTGGTGGTTGTTTCACACTCACAAGATTTTCTAAATGGTGTGTGTACTAACATCATCCATATGCAAAATAAGAAGTTGAAGCTCTATACGGGTAATTATGATCAATATGTCCAAACCCGTGAGGAGCTGGAAGAGAATCAGATGAAACAGTACAGATGGGAGCAGGAGCAGATTGCTTCAATGAAGGAGTACATTGCTCGTTTTGGACATGGATCAGCCAAACTAGCCCGTCAAGCACAAAGCAAAGAGAAAACACTGGCTAAGATGGAGCGTGGAGGGCTTACAGAGAAGGTGGTGAAGGACAAGGTCCTGGTCTTCCGGTTTCCTGATGTTGGCAAACTTCCACCTCCTGTTCTGCAGTTTGTGGAAGTGACATTTGGCTACACACCTGATAATCTCATTTACAAGAGCCTTGATTTTGGTGTAGACCTTGATTCAAGGGTAGCACTGGTGGGACCTAACGGAGCTGGAAAGAGCACGCTGCTTAAGCTGATGACAGGGGATTTAGTTCCCCTTGATGGCATGGTTAGGCGGCATAATCACCTGCGGATTGCACAGTTCCACCAGCATTTGGCTGAGAAGCTTGACATGGAAATGTCTGCTCTCCAATATATGATAAAAGAGTATCCTGGAAATGAGGAGGAGAAGATGAGAGCAGCAATTGGGAGGTTTGGTCTTACTGGTAAAGCTCAAGTTATGCCTATGAAGAACTTGTCAGATGGTCAACGAAGCAGGGTAATATTCGGGTGGTTAGCTTTTAGGCAACCTCACATGCTGCTGTTGGATGAGCCGACCAACCATCTTGATATTGAGACTATTGACTCACTTGCCGAGGCTTTGAATGAATGGGATGGTGGCATGGTTCTTGTTAGTCATGATTTCAGGCTCATAAACCAGGTTGCCCACGAGATATGGGTATGTGAAAATCAAACTGTGACACGGTGGGAGGGTGACATTATGGACTTCAAGCTACATTTGAAGTTGAGGGCCGGATTAGGTGATTAA